One window from the genome of Pseudoalteromonas sp. '520P1 No. 423' encodes:
- a CDS encoding transcriptional regulator translates to MAGLESGFQDVVIFDEFKIDLSKERIYKNNEEIKLEPQLFSCLALLVLESPNVVSRELIQNKVWAGRHVSDEAVRAAFKKLRKILGDDAKSPIFIKTVPRQGYKFIAPVEKVLITEKSNENPSHSEVKPSLLNPFIIGLACLCIGFSYVFYLNNTTDNDLTITTEFEVSKITQLAGSETYGSFNHNSQTISFTHRSQSDSPQQILIKNLKNNRLQRISWDGAHYSGAYWSKQGDKLAFGRSHNGVSNSIITQFNKNGEVVNVDILQHPSLKDKYIVGWHGDNALYLAQEAYVSNNRSIYKFDLVTQELITMTSPQVTGSGDYLASESFDGKYLAIIREVAKGEFSLLVIETGSGTLIANRIVSMFVNRIVWHQDNNTLTLSAFSGAAIKFDIIKNSLTKLPQFPAYTNDIFADCGDNCYLMRQHNGNYLDIKEEPNFLLSEKVDHNRPLISASDIIALPGAQDLPRYNNIGTAVYFVTSTTESLVLHKQEFGGSLSILACWPSNIKITNLEISPKESHFAAIVNQRLVLEPIKTLAECDISLQSQPAYITDSLKKVAEPVWHDNNESVYLTVYEHGKAKIKNITIKDKTYTQVINEYIAYRPFFALKGYNAVAIDKNNVAWLISSKKSEVIKKDKLTKIEAANLHRWSVDKSGLYFTSRQGRESYLNRVSFEPISKLKAGANNDLLSISIGNNKFRLGFDLHPNKNKLLLVESLSAQSDFVKVKW, encoded by the coding sequence ATGGCTGGTTTAGAGTCAGGTTTTCAGGATGTTGTTATTTTTGACGAATTTAAAATTGATTTGTCTAAAGAGCGTATTTATAAAAATAATGAAGAAATAAAACTAGAACCTCAGCTGTTTTCTTGTTTGGCTTTATTAGTTTTAGAGTCACCTAATGTGGTGAGTCGTGAGCTAATTCAAAATAAAGTGTGGGCTGGAAGACATGTTAGTGATGAAGCAGTTAGAGCTGCCTTTAAAAAGTTACGAAAAATACTTGGGGATGATGCGAAATCTCCAATATTTATAAAAACTGTGCCACGCCAAGGTTATAAATTTATAGCGCCAGTTGAAAAAGTTTTAATAACTGAGAAATCAAATGAAAACCCTTCACATAGCGAAGTGAAACCCAGCCTTTTAAATCCTTTTATTATTGGATTAGCTTGTTTGTGCATTGGTTTTTCTTATGTTTTCTACTTAAATAACACTACTGATAATGATTTAACAATCACAACAGAGTTTGAAGTCAGTAAAATTACACAACTGGCGGGCTCTGAAACTTATGGTAGTTTCAATCATAATTCGCAAACAATTTCATTTACACACCGTAGTCAAAGTGATTCTCCACAACAAATTCTTATTAAAAACTTAAAAAATAACAGACTTCAAAGAATAAGTTGGGATGGTGCACATTATTCAGGTGCTTATTGGTCGAAACAAGGTGATAAACTGGCATTTGGACGAAGTCATAATGGTGTATCAAACAGCATAATTACACAGTTTAATAAAAACGGGGAGGTCGTTAATGTAGATATATTGCAACACCCTAGTTTGAAGGATAAATATATTGTTGGCTGGCATGGAGATAATGCGCTTTATCTAGCGCAAGAAGCCTATGTATCAAATAACCGCAGCATTTATAAATTTGATTTAGTAACACAAGAATTAATAACAATGACATCCCCTCAAGTGACAGGGTCAGGTGATTATTTAGCTTCAGAATCATTTGATGGAAAATACTTAGCTATTATCAGAGAAGTTGCTAAAGGGGAGTTTTCACTATTAGTTATTGAAACTGGATCAGGCACACTCATCGCGAATCGTATTGTATCTATGTTTGTTAACCGTATTGTATGGCATCAAGATAATAATACATTAACCTTAAGTGCTTTTAGCGGTGCTGCAATTAAGTTTGATATCATTAAAAACAGTTTAACTAAATTACCCCAATTTCCAGCTTATACAAATGATATTTTTGCTGACTGTGGTGATAATTGTTATCTCATGCGCCAACATAATGGTAATTATTTGGATATCAAAGAAGAGCCAAACTTTTTATTATCTGAGAAAGTAGATCATAATCGACCATTAATATCTGCAAGTGACATTATCGCATTGCCGGGGGCGCAAGACTTACCTCGTTATAATAATATTGGCACAGCGGTATATTTTGTGACTTCAACCACTGAATCTTTAGTACTTCATAAACAAGAGTTTGGCGGTAGTTTATCTATATTGGCTTGCTGGCCAAGTAATATAAAAATTACAAATTTAGAGATCAGTCCAAAAGAGAGCCACTTTGCAGCTATCGTAAATCAAAGGCTCGTCCTAGAACCCATTAAAACACTCGCTGAATGTGATATAAGTTTACAGTCACAGCCAGCCTATATTACGGATTCATTAAAGAAAGTGGCAGAGCCTGTATGGCATGATAATAATGAATCTGTGTATTTAACTGTTTATGAACATGGTAAAGCTAAAATAAAAAACATTACTATTAAAGATAAAACATATACGCAAGTGATTAATGAATATATTGCATATCGACCTTTTTTTGCTTTGAAAGGGTATAACGCTGTTGCCATTGATAAAAATAATGTGGCTTGGCTGATTTCATCAAAAAAGAGTGAAGTTATAAAAAAAGATAAATTAACTAAAATAGAAGCGGCTAATTTACATCGTTGGTCAGTAGATAAAAGTGGATTATATTTTACTTCGAGACAAGGTCGAGAATCATATTTAAATCGCGTTTCTTTTGAGCCTATATCTAAATTAAAAGCAGGCGCTAACAATGATTTATTAAGCATTTCAATTGGCAATAATAAATTTAGATTAGGATTTGATTTACATCCGAATAAAAATAAACTGTTATTAGTTGAATCATTAAGTGCACAAAGCGATTTTGTAAAAGTGAAATGGTGA
- a CDS encoding GNAT family N-acetyltransferase → MKFENYQSSDFKEIADLFHGSVHSISSDFYTSDELEAWSPSPPNYDEWKMRLENKQPYKAIVNDQIVGFIELERDGHIDCLYIHKEFKGQGIGSRLLEYAIEKAMNNGIYHLYAEASKVARPIFEKQGFSYNNTNHVKLRGQSLINYSMSLKLQP, encoded by the coding sequence ATGAAATTCGAGAATTATCAATCCTCTGACTTTAAGGAAATAGCAGATTTATTCCATGGCTCAGTACATTCAATATCATCTGATTTTTACACGTCAGATGAATTAGAGGCTTGGTCACCATCTCCTCCTAACTATGATGAGTGGAAGATGAGGCTCGAAAATAAGCAACCATATAAGGCCATCGTAAATGATCAAATTGTTGGGTTTATTGAATTAGAAAGGGATGGCCATATTGACTGCCTTTATATCCATAAAGAGTTTAAAGGGCAAGGAATTGGGAGCCGACTTTTAGAATATGCTATTGAGAAAGCTATGAACAATGGCATATATCATCTCTATGCAGAGGCAAGCAAAGTTGCGAGGCCTATATTCGAGAAACAAGGTTTTTCATACAATAATACAAATCATGTTAAGTTAAGGGGGCAGTCATTAATCAACTATTCAATGTCATTAAAGTTGCAGCCTTAA
- a CDS encoding transposase: MSNHYHLVLKVNREEALSLSNDDVIERWYQLYHGCILVDRYRSGEKLNAAYMFRINEIVNEWRIRLYDISWFMRSLNEFIARKANKEDNCTGKFWEGRFKSQALLDESAMLSCMMYVDLNPIRAKMVDSLLDSDFTSIQERIKQYQSFKKQSNKKKKPNETSGFTVLQQPKLLLEFGCSIDKNTIPFTLFDYLELADFSSRLIVPNKRGSVLKTTPKILAVLNIEVDSWLNTIKHFRRHYANFAGSKSSLMKCAHSHNHSWYKGSA; the protein is encoded by the coding sequence ATGTCTAATCATTATCACCTTGTTTTAAAGGTAAATAGGGAAGAGGCTTTAAGCTTATCTAATGATGATGTTATTGAACGTTGGTATCAGTTATATCATGGTTGTATTTTGGTCGACCGTTACAGGTCGGGTGAAAAACTCAATGCAGCATACATGTTTAGAATTAATGAAATAGTTAATGAATGGCGCATAAGGCTATATGATATTAGTTGGTTTATGCGCAGCCTTAATGAATTTATAGCGCGTAAAGCGAATAAAGAAGATAATTGCACGGGTAAATTTTGGGAAGGGCGTTTTAAATCACAGGCTTTGCTAGATGAATCTGCAATGTTAAGTTGCATGATGTATGTTGATTTAAATCCTATTAGAGCTAAAATGGTTGACTCACTTTTAGACAGTGATTTCACTTCAATTCAAGAACGAATCAAGCAATACCAATCTTTTAAAAAGCAAAGTAATAAAAAGAAAAAACCAAATGAAACTTCAGGGTTTACAGTATTACAGCAACCAAAATTACTATTAGAATTTGGCTGCTCAATTGATAAAAATACGATTCCTTTTACACTTTTTGATTATCTAGAGTTAGCTGATTTTAGTAGTCGGTTAATCGTGCCAAATAAACGAGGTTCGGTTTTGAAAACGACTCCAAAAATTTTAGCTGTTTTAAATATTGAAGTTGATTCATGGCTCAATACCATTAAACACTTCAGGCGGCATTATGCTAACTTCGCAGGTTCAAAATCATCTTTAATGAAGTGTGCACATAGTCACAATCATAGTTGGTATAAAGGTTCTGCGTAG
- a CDS encoding SDR family oxidoreductase, translating to MSIQKVAIITGGGRGIGAATAQLFAKEGYAVCINYKSNSDSANKLAQSIMAEGVKCITVQADVSCEDDVIRMFSTVDRELGAISILVNNAGILKKQSRLENMSAERINSILTNNVTSYFLCCREAVKRMSTRNGGFGGVIVNVSSGAARSGSPNEYIDYAASKGAIDTLTKGLSLEVASEGIRVNCVRPGLIHTDMHADGGEPERIERLKSIIPLQRGGEPSEVAEAIYWLASDKASFSTGNYLDLAGGL from the coding sequence ATGAGTATTCAAAAAGTGGCAATTATTACAGGTGGCGGGCGAGGAATTGGAGCGGCAACGGCTCAACTTTTTGCGAAAGAAGGCTACGCTGTATGTATCAATTATAAATCCAATTCAGACTCAGCGAATAAATTAGCTCAATCAATAATGGCTGAGGGTGTAAAGTGTATTACTGTTCAAGCTGATGTTTCTTGCGAAGATGATGTGATCCGAATGTTTTCTACTGTTGATCGAGAGTTAGGTGCAATATCAATTCTTGTTAACAATGCAGGGATCTTAAAAAAGCAATCACGCTTAGAAAATATGAGTGCCGAACGGATCAACTCAATACTTACTAATAATGTCACAAGTTATTTTCTATGCTGTCGAGAAGCAGTAAAGCGAATGTCGACACGAAATGGTGGTTTTGGTGGCGTAATTGTTAATGTTTCTTCTGGTGCCGCTCGTTCAGGCTCACCAAACGAATATATTGATTATGCAGCATCGAAAGGAGCAATTGATACTTTAACGAAAGGTTTATCACTGGAAGTTGCATCTGAAGGTATCCGAGTTAATTGTGTTCGTCCTGGGTTGATTCATACTGATATGCATGCTGATGGTGGAGAGCCAGAGAGAATCGAAAGGTTAAAAAGTATAATTCCACTTCAAAGAGGTGGGGAACCAAGTGAGGTTGCAGAAGCCATTTATTGGTTAGCCTCAGACAAAGCATCATTTTCTACAGGGAACTACTTGGATTTAGCTGGTGGCCTGTAA
- a CDS encoding GNAT family N-acetyltransferase has translation MQFPELETSRLILNKLSESDSQALLDIFSDENVVKFYDIDVFDSEKQSLELINFFNQRFADKDGVRWAIRVKNTGRLIGTCGFNSINLKMKSAGIGYELSSKYWGLGYASEAVSTIIQFVFSNGQPLGQLYRIQGDIMIGNAASESVLKKLGFKEEGIRRSSGFWKKEFHDLKCFGLIKPEFKEI, from the coding sequence GTGCAATTTCCAGAGCTAGAAACATCTCGGTTAATTCTTAATAAGTTATCAGAAAGTGACAGCCAGGCTTTACTTGATATTTTCTCTGATGAAAACGTTGTAAAATTTTACGATATTGATGTTTTTGATTCAGAGAAACAATCTTTGGAGCTAATTAACTTTTTTAATCAACGCTTTGCTGACAAAGATGGTGTTCGTTGGGCTATTCGAGTTAAGAACACGGGAAGGTTGATTGGTACGTGTGGTTTTAACTCAATAAACCTAAAGATGAAAAGTGCAGGTATTGGGTATGAGTTATCCTCAAAGTATTGGGGGCTTGGGTATGCTTCCGAGGCTGTTAGCACGATTATCCAATTTGTATTTTCCAATGGCCAACCATTAGGTCAACTCTACCGGATTCAAGGTGACATTATGATTGGAAATGCAGCTTCTGAGTCTGTGTTAAAAAAGCTAGGCTTCAAAGAGGAAGGAATTAGGCGTTCTAGTGGTTTCTGGAAAAAGGAATTCCATGATTTAAAGTGTTTTGGCTTAATAAAGCCTGAGTTTAAAGAAATATAA
- a CDS encoding alpha/beta fold hydrolase: protein MKSSIFLFFLSIFLTHFTVLAESKVSFAAIENVQLEYIDIGTGDINIIIESGVGMGVNYWKPLLTKLKMLKHRVIIYSRAGNGSSTATIDVSIQKSNNRLHALLKLLNVDRNIILVGHSYGGIHVREYATSYREQVIGLVLLDPSHEQFSKKLIQLDKDWVERDDKKLNSLLAQSQEWKVLQKIYQNEQLKDKGSITKIPTVIVTSSKLGESDWWIGHSEKGKEIWRELHSSLIRHNPNSIHIVSNSTGHNIPIDSPNLVNIAIEKTVDLVNGL from the coding sequence TTGAAGTCTTCCATATTTCTATTTTTTTTAAGTATTTTTCTAACTCATTTCACTGTCCTTGCCGAGTCTAAGGTTAGTTTTGCTGCGATTGAAAATGTACAGCTTGAATATATTGATATAGGTACTGGGGACATTAATATCATTATTGAGTCAGGCGTAGGGATGGGGGTTAATTATTGGAAGCCACTACTAACTAAATTAAAAATGCTTAAACATCGAGTTATTATTTATTCTCGTGCAGGCAATGGTAGCTCAACAGCAACTATTGATGTTTCTATTCAGAAATCTAATAATCGCTTACATGCTCTACTAAAGCTATTAAATGTCGATAGAAATATTATATTAGTTGGGCACTCATATGGAGGTATTCATGTTCGTGAATATGCTACTTCTTATCGGGAGCAAGTGATAGGTTTAGTGTTACTAGATCCAAGTCACGAACAATTTTCGAAAAAGTTAATTCAGTTAGATAAAGATTGGGTGGAGAGAGATGATAAAAAGTTAAATTCACTTTTGGCTCAAAGCCAAGAGTGGAAAGTTTTGCAAAAAATATATCAAAATGAGCAATTAAAAGATAAAGGCTCTATTACTAAAATACCGACTGTTATTGTCACCTCCAGTAAATTAGGAGAAAGCGATTGGTGGATTGGTCACAGTGAGAAAGGGAAAGAAATATGGAGAGAGCTCCACTCCTCATTAATAAGGCACAACCCTAATTCAATTCATATTGTTTCAAATTCAACTGGTCACAATATACCTATAGATTCGCCAAATTTAGTTAATATAGCTATTGAAAAAACAGTTGATTTAGTTAATGGCTTATAA
- a CDS encoding type II secretion system protein codes for MKKQQGFTLIELVVVIVILGILAVTAAPKFLDLTSDAKRASRAALFGSIKSASQMAHLKCMMDPSCDVSGDSTIEVGGETIRMDDGYPSANHFLISSIAGLVDSGGWESMLTSNKVIWWYPGTTLAESDCTIEYRWAGGSGEPSFPESPPASNGRNDDTCS; via the coding sequence TTGAAAAAGCAACAAGGTTTTACGTTAATTGAGTTGGTTGTCGTTATTGTCATTTTAGGTATTTTAGCGGTTACGGCTGCACCTAAGTTTCTCGATTTAACGAGTGATGCCAAACGCGCTAGTCGTGCAGCGTTATTCGGTTCAATTAAATCGGCATCTCAAATGGCACATTTGAAATGTATGATGGACCCAAGTTGTGATGTGAGTGGGGACTCCACTATAGAAGTAGGTGGCGAAACGATTCGTATGGATGATGGTTACCCATCTGCAAATCATTTTCTTATTAGTAGTATTGCAGGTCTTGTTGATTCTGGAGGTTGGGAGTCTATGTTAACTTCTAATAAAGTTATTTGGTGGTATCCTGGGACTACATTGGCAGAAAGTGACTGCACGATTGAGTATAGGTGGGCAGGCGGCTCAGGTGAACCCTCCTTTCCAGAGAGTCCACCGGCGAGCAATGGCAGAAATGACGATACTTGTAGCTAA
- a CDS encoding transposase — MARARESLIDLDATPYYHCINRCIRRSYLCGDDKYSGNNFDHRRTWLVDRIKFLSTVFSIDIAAYAIMSNHYHLVLKVNREEALNLTNDEVIERWYQLYHGCILVDRYRSGEKLNAAYMFRINEIVNEWRIRLYDISWFMRSLNEFIARKANKEDNCTGKFWEGRFKSQALLDESAILSCMMYVDLNPIRAKMVDSLLDSDFTSIQERIKQYQSFKKQSNKKQSNKKKKPNETSGFTVLQQPKLLLEFGCSIDKNTIPFTLFDYLELADFSSRLIVPNKRGSVLKTTPKILAVLNIEVDSWLNTIQHFRRHYANFAGSKSSLMKCAHSHNHSWYKGSA, encoded by the coding sequence ATGGCTAGGGCGAGAGAGTCGTTAATCGATTTAGATGCAACCCCGTATTATCATTGTATAAATCGCTGTATCCGTAGAAGTTACTTATGTGGCGATGATAAATATTCAGGTAATAACTTTGACCATCGTAGAACTTGGTTAGTAGATAGAATCAAATTCCTTTCAACTGTTTTTTCAATTGATATCGCAGCTTATGCGATTATGTCTAATCATTATCACCTTGTTTTAAAGGTAAATAGGGAAGAGGCTTTAAATTTAACGAATGATGAAGTTATTGAACGTTGGTATCAGTTATACCATGGTTGTATTTTGGTCGACCGTTACAGGTCGGGTGAAAAACTCAATGCCGCATACATGTTTAGAATTAATGAAATAGTTAATGAATGGCGCATAAGGCTATATGATATTAGTTGGTTTATGCGCAGCCTTAATGAGTTTATAGCGCGTAAAGCGAATAAAGAAGATAATTGCACGGGTAAATTTTGGGAAGGGCGTTTTAAATCACAGGCTTTGCTAGATGAATCTGCAATTTTAAGTTGCATGATGTATGTTGATTTAAATCCTATTAGAGCAAAAATGGTTGACTCACTTTTAGACAGTGATTTCACTTCAATTCAAGAACGAATCAAGCAATACCAATCTTTTAAAAAGCAAAGTAATAAAAAGCAAAGTAATAAAAAGAAAAAACCAAATGAAACTTCAGGGTTTACAGTATTACAGCAACCAAAGTTACTATTAGAATTTGGCTGCTCAATTGATAAAAATACGATTCCTTTTACACTTTTTGATTATCTAGAGTTAGCTGATTTTAGTAGTCGGTTAATCGTGCCAAATAAACGAGGTTCGGTTTTGAAAACGACTCCAAAAATTTTAGCTGTTTTAAATATTGAAGTTGATTCATGGCTCAATACCATTCAACACTTCAGGCGGCATTATGCTAACTTCGCAGGTTCAAAATCATCTTTAATGAAGTGTGCACATAGTCACAATCATAGTTGGTATAAAGGTTCCGCGTAG